From Paenibacillus sp. FSL H8-0537:
CCTTTTTTTTGGCGGACTGAGGTTCCGTTATTCTTGGTTTTACTCCGATTTCAGGCCGTAAGCGGACAGGAAATCCGCTATCTCCCTCATTATTCCCTAAAAATGGAATCAGGCGGTGCATTAGCTGCTCCTCAGTCCGCAGCCGGTGCCATAACCCGTGATCCTATTGAAATAGCGGCTGCTGTGTCCGCCAAGTCCATCATCGTGCAGGGAGTAAACCGGAGTCGGTTGTGAGACTGCGGCGGGAAGATATTAGATGCTAAAATGGATCAGCTTCTGGCTCGCTTACATTTGCACACACGCCTAATCACATAAAAAAACGATGGAGCAAACGGCAGCACGCCGTTAATCCCATCGCTTCTATGCTTAATATATTTAGCCAGACTACTCCACCCTTGTGCTAAATCCCTTTCATTTACAAGTCCAAATTTCCCTACAACCGAGCTTTGCCTCGAAAATATTTCTTCACCACTTCATAAGCCAGCTTCGGCCTGCGATAGCGGTCCACAATGCCTTTGCTGTTCTGCGTTCCGGCGCGGGCGAGCAGCCAGCCTGTGCCTTCGGTTACCCGGCAATCGCAAAACTGCCAGATGAACATGCCGGACATGTACTCCCTCGACGTGTACGCCTGCAAATTCGCTTCAATAATATCTGCCTGGCGCTCCTCTGTGCCGCGTACCCGGTTCGGGTCGCGCAAGCCGTAATGGCCGTCGCCGCCAAACTCGCTCATAATCATCGGCTTGCCCGCACCGCCTGCGGCATCGGCCCAGCCTCGCGCCGCATCGCATAGCTCGCCTGGATCTTCATCGCCATACCAGCCCGGGTACAAATTACAGGACACGATGTCGGCAAGGTCAAAGCAAATTTCCTTCTCGCGGTGATGGGAAGCAAACGTTAGCGGCCTGCTGCTGTCCATTGCCCGAATTTGCTCCAGCTGCCGCTTGTAGTGAACGCGCCCTTCCTCCAAATCGCTGGCGCATTCATTCAAAATCGCCCAAATGACAATCGAGGGATGATTAAAATGCTGCTCCACCATCTCGCGATTAACCTGCTCGCACTGCCAAATAAAATTTGGATTGCGCATTTGCTCAATTGACAAGCCGCGGGCATGATTTTCTTCCCATACCAGCACACCGTGCTCATCGCATAAATCGAGAAAACGCTCATCATTCGGATAATGGCTAGTTCTCACCGCGCTTGCGCCCATATCCAGCATCAACTGTAAATCGTGTGCCATAAGCGGCAGCGGTAAAGCTGAACCTGTCAGCGGATGATCCTCATGCCGATTAAAACCTTGCAGCACGATATCCTCGCCGTTCAATTGAATGCGTCCACGCTCCGTTGTAACCGTTCGGAAGCCTACGCGCTCCACCAAATCATCGACGGGAGCCGCTTGGCCTTCGATTTGCACCAAAACCTGCAGTAAATACAAAGCCGGATTTTCCTGCGACCAAGACTGCACCTGATCCATGCTGAAAATGCCGCCTACACTCGCCGTCTCTCCCGGCTGCAAGCTCACGCTGCCAAGCTCCAGCGTCTGCCCTGCAATCGTCGCCGTCAGCCTAGTATCCAACTGCACCTGCGTATGCTTCTTCGATAGCGCTGGATAGCGCACACAAGCGCGAATCTCTGCCTGCCAGCTGCCAGCACTTTGCTGTCCTGCTTCCGATTCTGTTTCTGTTTCTGTTTCTGAAGTTAAATTTTTCAAAGGGGTGAAAGATATGCGCTCAACAAACAGCTCCTGAATTTCCTCCAGCATGACAGGACGAATAATTCCGCCGTATGTATAATAGTCGTTAGGGACGTGAAGCGACGATGCTTCGCTAAAAGAATTATCCACGAGCACGGCAAGCTCATGTGTACCCGCTTCAACATCGCGAATGACGGCATCGAATGCCGTATACGCATTATAATGGCGGGCAACCGGCTTTCCATCAAAAAACACATTGGCTGTATGGCTCACGCCTTTAAAAATAAGACGAAGCGACGTCCGTTTCTCCAAGGTCACTTTGGTGCGGTAAACACCTCTGCCACTGTATGTCAGCAGCTCCGGATGCGTCTCCCAGCAGCCCGGAACCGCCAGCCTATATCGATATTGAAGCGATTCCAGCTGAATTTCTCCATCCGGAACCGTGACAAAATCCCACATACCGCCGAGGTCTCTTACTTTTCGAATTGTATTAGTCTGAAATAATCTGGACATGCTTTGCCTCCCCAATATGGCTTTAACGCCCCTATTGTAAACGCTATTATTTTATCACTATTTCCGTTTTTTGCAAGGCGCCCTTTGCATGGCATATGTATGCAAACAGCAAATACACGGGCCCGTGCAGTGAACATTTCTAAAAAATGTCCAGAATGCCGGTACCCGTGTATGATACAAACGCGATTACTATTCTTTTTTGTTCGATCAATAGCTCAGAAATGCTGTTTTAAGCTTTGCTTAGCGCTTTTGCGGCATAGCGATTCTCAGGAATCGGCAGCTCCAAATTGCCGCGGAGCGTATCATGCTCATACTCTGTCCGGTAGATGCCGCGCTCCTGCAAAATCGGCACAACTAGATCGACGAAGTCATCCAGCCCCTTCGGCACAGAAGAATGAATAATGAAGCCGTCGGCACCCTCTTCCTCATGCCACTGCTGAATTAAGTCAGCGATTTTCTCCGGCGTACCGATAAAGTCGGTGCGCGGTGTCGCTACGCTTAGCGCGACCTGGCGCAGCGTTAAGCCATGCTCCCGAGCTTTGCTCTTGATTTTGTCCGTGCCGCTGCGGAAGCTGTTGCTGCCGAGATCGCCAATGTCCGGGAATGGCTCATCGAGCGGAAACTGCGAGAAGTCGAAATGCTCGAAGAAGCGGCCCAAAAATTGCAGCGCCTTATCAATAGACACGAGGCTCGCCAGCTCCTCGTATTTGCGGTCTGCTTCTTCCTGCGTATGTCCGATAATGGGAGAAATGCCTGGGAAAATGCCAATTTCATCTGCTGACCGGCCATACGCTGCCGCTCTATTTTTCACATCGAGATAGAAAGCTTTCGCTTCCTCCAAGGACTCATGCCCCGTAAATACCGCATCGGCACTTTTCGCTGCCAAGTTGCGTCCATCCTCCGAGGAGCCCGCTTGGAAAACAACCGGCTGACCCTGCTTCGAGCGGGCAATATTGAGCGGCCCCTGCACGGAGAAAAACTCGCCTTTATGATTCAAACGATGCAGCTTCTCCGGGTCAAAAAACACGCCCGATTCCTTATCCCGCACAAAAGCATCATCTTCCCATGAATCCCAAAGCCCGCGCGTTACCTCCAAATATTCCTCGGCAATGCGGTAGCGCTGCGGATGCGTTGGATGATCCGCCTTGCTGTAGTTTTTCGCCGAGCCTTCAAGTGGTGACGTGACGACATTCCAGCCGCCGCGCCCGCCGCTAATATGATCGAGCGAAGCAAACTGCCGGGCTACGGTGAACGGCTCGCTGTAGGACGTCGACAGCGTGCCAACCAAGCCGATCTTCGAAGTAACCGCCGCCAGCGCGGAAAGGATAGTCAGCGGCTCAAAGCGATTCAAGAAATGAGGCAGCGAATGCTCGGTAATGTAGAGCCCATCTGCAATAAATACAAGATCGAATTTGCCCGCCTCAGCCTTCTGCGCCTGCTGCTTGTAAAATTCAAAATTAACGCTGGCATCCGTCACGGCATCCTTATGTCTCCAAGCCCCAACATGACCGCCAACCCCATGAACAATCGCACCAAATTTGATTTTTTTCCGCTTAGCCATAACCAATTCCTCCTCCGAATGTTTATTAAGACAATAATGCCGTTTCCTGAAGCTGCAGCTTGTAGCATTTCACCAAAACATCGCCATTGTACATTTCCTTATCCGTTGCCCGTTCAAAGCCAAGCCGCTCATAAAGCTTAATGGCAGACGCCATTAAATCAGAGGTGTGCAGATGCAGCGTGGAAGCCCCAAGCGCGAGCGAACGGCGAATGCTTTCCTTGATCAGCTCTGTCGCCACGCCAAGCCCGCGGGCCTCTGGCGCTACCCCAAGCAAGCGAATAATCGGTGAATCGATTTGCAGCTCTGGACGCCCATAGGCGGTAGTCGACGAAGTGAACAGCAGCACACTGCCGACGATCTCCCCATTCACCTCCGCAACTATGCGCGCCTGGGGTCCTTCCTTATCAACCGATTCAATAATAGAAGCCTTATAATCGGCCCAGCGATCGGGTGACATAACAGCCTCGTACTGCGAATAAGCAGCTACGACGATGCGCAAAATCGCCTCGCGGTCTTCCGCTACCGCATCCCGAACTTCAACTTTGATATTCGCCACACTATACACACCTTTCGCATGATTTTTATCGGAATTATAGAATAAAAAGAGCCTTGAGCGCTTCATCTATAAGATGACGTCTAGGAGCCCTTTTGTTAAAATATAGGAATTTATAAGTTTCATTCTTATAACCAGCCTATATTTCTCGGACTGAAACGCGCCGCGCCGACTAAGGCCGGCGACGGCCGTTTCACCTTATTCGCTTCGTTTATTGCTTATTCGTTTCACCGAACGGCTCCAAATAAAGGCTGGCCAGATTGGCGAAATAAGCAGCGGTCAGCGGCAGCGCCTGCTCATCGATATCGAAAGCCGGATGATGCCATTCCTGCGGGCCCGCTGTTCCCATGAAAAAAAACAAACCCGGCACTTGCTTCTGATAAAAAGCGAAATCCTCTCCGGCAGAAGACGGAAGCGGCTCTACGACCTGCAGCAACGTTTCGTGAGCTGCTGCGACTGCTGCTTCTACTAAAGCCGGGTCATTTTGAACCGCTGGCGGCCCTTTAATCCAGCGCACCGTCGCAGTTGCGCCGAACGCTGCTGCTACATTTTCCACCACCTGCTTGAAACGTTCCAGCACATGCTGCCTCACCTGCTCATCAAAGGTGCGAATCGTCCCGTCGAAGACAGCCTTTTCCGCTATGACATTCCAAGCGGTTCCGCTTTGAATGCGCGTCACGCTAACGACCGCGCTCAGCAGCGGGCTGACATTGCGGCTGACGATCGATTGCAGCGCCGTCACAATATGCGCCGCCGTCACAATCGGATCAATGCTTGCTTCCGGCACAGCCGCATGGCTGCCTTTGCCCGTCACCTCAACAACAAAACCATCGGCTGCTGCCATTATCGGTCCCGGCTTTATGCCAATCGTCCCGACGGGCAGATCCGGCTTATTATGAATGCCATAAATCGCCCCTACACCTTCAAGCGCGCCGCTTGCAATGACCACCTGTGCGCCTGTCGCCTTCTCCTCAGAAGGCTGAAAAATAAGGCGCACCGTTCCCGCCAGCGTCTCCTCGCGCTGCTTGAGCAGCAAAGCTGCACCGATGAGCGAAGCGGTATGATAATCATGCCCGCAAGCATGCATTTTTCCCGCCACTTGCGATGCATAAGGCAGCCCCGTCTCCTCTTGGATCGGCAGTGCATCAATATCGGCCCGCAAAGCCAGAACAGGCCCGCTGCGTTTGCCGCCTACTTCGGCGACTACACCCGTTTTCAGCCCATAATCGACGATGCGAATGCCCGCTTCCGTAAGCCAGCCTTGAATCGCCTTCGTCGTGGCGAACTCTTCATTTGATAATTCGGGATGCTGGTGCAGCTGGCGCCGTATTTCAATCAGCTTTGCGCCTAGCTGCTGCGTCCTCTCCGCCGCCTGTGTATCCGCCATGCCAAGTCCTCCCCCGCATCGTGCTTTCGCTCCAGCCTATTCATGCTGCCTGCCCTACTACTTGCCTTTCACAGTCCACTTTAAACCTTCTAGCTTTCTACAGCAAGCTCAGCGAAAGCTTCCGATAGCAGCTCATAGGAATGAATTCTAGCTTCAAAATCCTTAACCGCCGTCGTTATAATAAACTCATTGACGTGATGCTTCTCCTGCCATTCCAGCAGCCGCCTCCGAACGGTCTCCTTCGAGCCTTTCGTAATTTCGGCTTCCTTCACTTCAACCCTATAAGGCTGGCCCGATTGTCTGCCGAATTCTTCCGCCTGTTCGACGGTTCCGACCGTTAGCGTCTTGCCATTTTCCAAATGAATTTTAACGTTTTTATGATCAGAGGCCAGCAGTGCTGCCTCCTCATCGGTATTAGCGGCAATGAGCGACAGCGCCAAAATCGCCTGCGGCTGCTTGCCTTTATCCGAGCGGAACTCCGCATGATAAGCGGTCAGCGCCTCTTCCGCGATAGCTGCATCACTGTTAATAAATTGGGCAAACACATACGGGTAACCGGCTTCAGCTGCCAGCTTCGCACTGGCTACACTGGCACCAAGCACATAGATTTCGGCTGGCTGCTCTGGCACAGGGGAAGCCTGCAGCCCAGCCAGCTCATGCTCCGCGGGCAGCGTATTTTTCACAAAATGCTCTAATTCCACCAGCTTATCCTGCAGCGACTGCTCCTGTGAAATGCCTTTCTGCAAAGCCTGCGTGGAACGCGGCAGCCCGCCCGGCGCGCGGCCGATTCCTAGATCGACACGGCCTGGAGCAAGTGTCGCCAGCAAATTAAAGTTTTCCGCTACTTTATAAGGGCTATAATGCTGGAGCATAATACCGCCTGAGCCAATGCGAATACTTTTTGTTTGAGCAAGCAAAAACGAAATCAGCACCTCAGGCGAGGAGCCGGCAACTTGCGCCGAATCATGATGCTCGGATACCCAGAAGCGGTTGTAGCCGAGCTGCTCCGCCTTTTTCACCAGTGTGAGTGTATTTTGAAAAGCCTCTGCCGGCGTGCTGCCAGGAAAAACAGGGCTTTGGTCTAAAATGCTAAGCTTAATCGCCATTTTCATTCTCTCCCATCGTCGGTTGCCTTGCAACGCTCGTTTATATGCTATAGCTAGGTTCCGGCGCGATTCGCTTCAGAAACTGCTTGGTCCGTTCTTCCTTCGGCTTGCCGAACAGCTCGCTCGGCTTGCCTTCTTCGACGATAACACCACCGTCCATAAAGACGACATGGCTTGCGACATCGCGGGCAAAGCCCATTTCATGCGTGACGACGATCATCGTAATGCCTTCTCCAGCGATTTTGCGAATGACATCAAGCACCTCGCCAACAAGCTCCGGATCAAGCGCCGACGTCGGCTCATCGAACAAAATCACTTCCGGGTTCAGCGCAAGCGCCCGGGCGATACCTACCCGCTGCTGCTGTCCGCCGGATAGCTCGCTTGGGTAAGCGTCAAGCTTCGCCGCAAGCCCTACCTTCTCCAGCATTTGCGTGCTGCGCCGCCTTGCTTCGTCTTTGGGCAGCTTTTGCACAATGAGCAGCCCTTCCATGACGTTTTCCAGCGCCGTCTTATGCTTGAATAAATTGTAATGCTGGAACACCATAGCCGAGCGCTGGCGCAGATTATGAATATCTTTTTTCCCTGCTGCCTTGAAGTCCAGCTCGAAATCCCCAATGCGGATTTGCCCATTATCGGGCTTCTCCAAATAATTGATGCAGCGCAGCAAGGTTGTTTTACCCGACCCGCTTGGGCCTAATATGACAACGACCTCGCCTTTTTCCACCGTCAGATCGATGGATTGAAGCACCTGATTTTTCCCAAACGACTTGGAAATCTGCTTCAGTTCAATCATGCTACGCCACCTCGATTGTATTTATTAATTCTCCGCTCCAGCCAAGCTGTAGCCTGCTCGATTAATATGGTCATGCCCCAGAACAGCACCGCTGCTGCAATGTAGGCTTCAAGAAACTTCCAGTTTGTGGCAGCGACAATTTGCGCTTGGGCATTGATTTCAACAACAGATACGGTAAAAGCGAGCGTTGAACCGTGCAGCATGCCAATCAAATTGTTGGATAGATTCGGCAAGCAGACGGCGAGCGCCTGCGGCAGTACGATACGGCGCAGCGCCTGCGGCGTCGTCATTCCAATGGAATAAGCGGCCTCCATCTGTCCGCGGTTCACCGCAAGAATGCCTGCGCGTACAACCTCCGACATATAGGCGCCTGCAGTAATCGAGAAAGAAATATAAGCAAATCCGATTAACGGAATAACCGTTGAATTAAAGCCAAGTCCGAGTGCGCTTGCCAGCCCATCGATTATGATCGGAAGGCCGAAATAGATAAGCAGCAAATGCATAAGCATCGGCGTACCACGAATGAATAACACATAAGCGCTAGCCAGCGGGTATAGAACCGGAATGCGATAAATACGAATAAGGGCAATTGCTGTACCAATAATGAAACCGACGAACACCGAGACGATGGTAATATAAAGGGTATTCGGCAGCGCCTTGAACAAGCTGAGAAAGGCCGTCCATATAAATCCAGGGTCTAGTGACATCAGGCTCAGCCTCCTTTCTCAAAGCGCGCGATGAGCGTCCGCTTCCACAGCCTTCTTTTACCATAACGCTCCGCCGGTTCGGCCACTTGTTTCTCATGACGCAGCAGCCTGCGCTCTAAATAATGGAAGGTCCGCTCCAATATCGTGCTGATTACAAAATAAATAAGGGACAAAGCAATGTAGGTTTCGATAAAATGCTGAGTTGCCGAGGCTAGCGTCTGCGACTTGCCCGTCATTTCCATGGCGCCCAGCGTGAACGCCAGCGACGTGTCCTTCAGGTTGCCAATGACGAGATTCGCCAAAATCGGGATCGATATCGCCAGCGCCTGCGGCAGTACAATTCGGGTAAACGCCTGATAGCCGCTCATTCCAATCGCATAGGCCGCCTCTACCTGCCCACGATCCACCCCATTGACCGCCGCCCGAATCGCCTCAGATATAAAAGCGCCACTATGGAGAGCATAAGCCAAAATAACGAAAACGAGCACATTGGCCCGTGATACATCGATATGAACCAGCTTAAGCAATTCCGGAAGGCCGTAATAAATGAGAAAGAGCTGAATCAATATGGGCGTTCCGCGGAAAAAGGATACATACACCTGCGAAAACCGCTGCAATACGGGAGTTTTGTAAAGCCGGGGCAGCGCGATTATAAAACCAACCACGATGCCCAGCAAAATGGATGCAGCTACAATAAACAAGGTGATATGCAGGTAAGACAGCAATTTGGGTATGAAATCTAGCAAGTAATGAATATCAAATTTTCTGCCCATAGGTTTCCCTCCGTCTTACACCCTTGACCAGCAAGTTAGTAGCACCATTTATTTTTTTACAACTTCATCAAGCGGTTTTGTGTAGTCTTCGCCAAGCCACTCTACGCTCAGCTTCGACAGCGTTCCGTCTGCTTTAACCTCTTTAATTGCTGCATCCAGCTTGTCTGCCAGCTCCTGGCTGTCTTTCCGAAGCACGAACAGCACGTCGGATTGAATGAGCGGGTCGCCTACCGTTTTCATCGCAGGTTTGCCATCTGTGTCAGGGTAGAACGGAAGCGAGAAGTCAGTAGCAAGCGTTGCATCTACGCGGCCGCTTTTGAGCAAGGCAATTCGGTCGTTGGCAGCGCCGCTGGAGTAAACAATTTCATACGGATTGTTGTGATCCTTGTTGTATTGCTCCAGGAAAAAGGCCTGATTGCTCGTTGGCGATGTGAACACTTTTTTGCCTGTCAAATCGTCGATTGAATGAATCGTCGTATTGTCTCTGTACACTGCGATTTTGGAAAGGAAAATGCTGTACGGCTCTTTATTAAAAAGGAATTTGGCCTCACGCTCTGGATTTTTCTCCATTTGGTGAGCGACAAAATCGATTTTTTTCGTCTCAAGGCTTAGCAGCAAGCTTGAAAATTCTTGTGTTTGGAATTCAAACTCATATTCCGGAAGGCGTTTATCGATTTCTCTAACCAGCTCAACGTCGAAGCCTGTCAGCTTGCCGTCCTCATCGATAAAGCATACATTCGGGAACTGGGTACCCGTGCCGACAATAATTTTCTTCACTTCCTGAGCCGGGCTAGCACTTGCCCCTGCACCGCTGTTTGCTGTTTCATTCGCGCCATTATTTGCAGCTCCGCACGCCGTCAGCGTAAAGGACAATACCAGCAGCGTAGCTAAAAAAGTTCTTTTTTTCATAAAAATCGTTCCCCCATATTTTCTCGTTTTTTATAAATACTATAAAACCTATAATTCCTACCTACTAAGTAAGAATTGTTCTGTCACTAATTTATCATCCGCCCAGCAAACCGTCAATGCCTCGGATAATAGGGTTTTTCTATACTCTTATCTAAACATTCGATAGGTCGGCTTCAGGGCAGCTCTGTTCGTATGTCGAATTTTCTCGTTTTATGTTTTACGTTTTACGTTTACGCCCCGCTGACGAAAGGCAGTGCTTTGACAAGCTTCACCAAGCTTTCGAAAAAAGGACTGCTCTCCCCGTTAAGCATAATCAGGTTCGTATCCAGCGACAGTCCCTCCACTTCCGGAATCGTAATCGGGAAAAGCTGGCCAGCCTGAACCTCGTCATAGGCAGACAGACTTGGCAGGAAGCAGATCCCCAGCTTTTGCAGCACGAGCCTCTTCGCGGTTTCCAAATTATCTGTGTGGCAGGACATTTCCGGCGGTTCATTAAGCGATTCAAAAACCCGCTGAAGCCTTACCCAGTCCAGCGCTCCACATTCAAAAAACACCAGCGGCTGGTTGCCTATCGCCCTTAGCGTAATCTGCTTTTCTTTCAGAAAAGGGTGGCCCTCATACACATGCAGCCGAATGGCGTCATCCAGCAGCTTAACCGAGCGTAAGCCGGGATGGGTCGTTTGACGGACAAAGCCGATATCGACCTCTTTGCTGAGCACCTTTTCCACAATATCATCCGTCGGAGCGGTCACCGTCTTGAAGCGAATGCCAGGATGCTTCTCCTTCAGCGCTGGCAGCAGCCTCGGCACCAAATAATTTGCCGTTGACACAGTACAGCCAATTCTCAGCTGGGCAGGCATCTCCTGCTTCTGATGCAGCTGTTTGCGACCCTTTTCCAGCGTCTGCAAAATTTGCTGGGCGTACGGCAGGAACCGCTTGCCTTCCTCGGTCAATTGAATTTGCTTGCCCATGCGGTCGAACAGCTTGCAATCAAGCTCCCGCTCCAGCGACTGAATTCTCGCCGTTACGGACGGCTGGGAAAGAAATAGGCTTTCCGCAGCCTTATTAAAGCTGCCGTAGTAAATGACATAGACGAATGCTTCTATATTTTCGATATTCACCGGGAGGGCCTCCTCGCAAAATACAACTTAACCAACTTGTTAACTTGGAATTATGTTGTGATAATGGTAATCCACATCTACCTAGGTGTCAATGGGCGAAAGAGAAATAAATATCCCCATAGCCGGACCATTCATCGCCCGCGGTTTTGTGGATGCAAGAAAAACGGACACCTCGCGGGTGTCCGTCATTGGAGTTACTATGATCCGATAAAAACGGAAGGCCCTGAGCTTCAGGCCTATCCTTCTAACTCCTCTGGGCTCATCGTCAGACCGCTCTCATCCGGATCGGCCATATCCAGCAGTTCACTGGTGGTGACAAAACGATAGCCTTCTGCAGCCAGTTCTTCCACCAGCACCCGAACCGCTTCTATGGTCTGGGAACGGTCCCCGTACCCGTCATGAAACAGCAAGATACTGCCGGGCGCGATCGCCTGCCGTGTATGCTCCAGAATATAATCAACGCCTGGCGTTTCCCAGTCCTTGGCCGCTCCATTTACCGTGCCGATTGACCGGTATCCGTACTCTGCAGCCAGAGACAGAATGCTGTCATTCACGCCAAAGAATGGCGGTCTGAAGCTACGTACCTGTTGCCCTGTAACCTTCCGCATAAGGACATCTGTTCGCTGCAGCTCCCCACTAGCTTCCTCCAACGTCAGTTCAGTAAGGTCTGGATGGGAATATGTATGATTCCCGAGCTCGTGGCCCTCCTGATGCACAACGGCCGCCATTTCTGGATGCGCTTCCATCTCCTGACCAATCATAAAAAAGGTTGCTCGTCCTCCCACACTGCGAAAAATATCAAGCAATTGGCTCGTATATACCGGATTCGGACCATCATCAAATGTGAAGGCCACTACCTTTTCCCTTACAGAAACCTGATGTATCATGGATAATTTGTTCATGAAATGACCGACTCCTCTTCATAATTATAACTTGTCCACTCTCTATCATTTTGACAGAAACAGAATGATTTCGCATCCTCATTTGGAAGACTCCCCACATCTATACCTTGGTAATCTTCAGCACACCCTAGGTGCAGCTATGTCAGAGTATCACGATGCAGTTTAGGTAACTTGACCTGAAATTTGTCCGTACAATCGGACGATCGTAATTATGCTCATCTCTCTTGTATAATGAGACTTTGGGCTAAAATTATTATTCCCTGTGCCTTTCATGACTTCATGTCTTATGCAAAAATAAACTGATTCTTCCGCCCACACAGCTATTTGATTATGGTCGGTGAAGGATTTATTGGAATCTACCCTATTCTCGCTGCCTATTCCGAGAAATTTTGACGTTTTCATTAAAATAAGTGACGCTTGTTCTCTAGTTATAAGACCATTTGGATTAAACCTACCATCTCCAACTCCAGTAATAATACCGAATGCAGCAATACTTAAAATGTTATTGTCGTCTGTATCATTAAAGGGCTCTGCCAATTTCAAGCCTTTCTCATTGATGATCGTATCTAATTTCTTGCCTGTTGTTGTTTCTATTAATGGGACAATTAAGGATATAAATTCGCCTCGTGTTATATTTTTTTCATATCCAGATTGCATCGACAAAGGTAATAGTTTATTTTTAATCGCAAAAGATACATCGTCTTTGGCCCAAACCGACGGAAAGGAAGCCGTCGTATAAGGGATTGCGACGTTATCCATTATCTGAATAGGTGTAGGATGAGGATCGTAATCGAATGTGTCAAGAGCTAATTCTCCCACACCATTAGATCCTGAGCCCATCAGGGTACCATCGGATTTTAATGCGAACGTAAAAGCCGCTTTTGCCGTAATATCTATGACATCATCGAGAACTTTCTGAGGTGTATAGCGCGACTCTGTTGAGCCATCCCCTAACTGTCCTTCTTGATTACCGCCCCAGGTCCATAGACTATGATCCTTTTTAATGACAGCTATGTGGTTGCGTCCATCGACCTTTATAACATCACTCATAAGCTTAACAGGTGTAAACTGTGCCTTCACTATACTTTGACTTCCATCAGCATAGGGCTTAAACGCCCACGTCTCTACTTTACCTGTAAATAGGAGACCGTCTTCATTCTCGCCCCAACCCCAAAGGGTGCTGTCCTTCTTAATTGCAAATGCGTTACTGCCAATCCCGTGAACACTTTTTACATCCATCATTATTTTAACTGGTGCGATTATATCAACCTCTTGCGTCTTAATTCCTAATCCGCCAGAATAGTTATCTCCCCATCCCCAGAGTGAGTCATCCTCTTTCAACGCATAATAGCAATTAAGATTTGCACTGATTTGTTTTACTCCAGACATAACTTGTTTGAAACTCTTATTGTCTGCATATACTGGCTTTACCCAAACGGTTCCGTCTGTTTTCAGTACTAACACTTGATCGTACGAAGCAGTAGCTTCTCGAACCCCCTCCATTACTTTAATGGGTTTTGTAACGCCTTGGTCGTTTTCATCACTTTGTATAGACCATAGACTGTGATCTGATTTAATGGCAAAACTACTCCACCAATTCCCATATACGGCTATGACATCATCCATTAATTTGGATTTGCTTGCTCGTTGAGGAGATTGATCACCTCTAGAATCATTAAATGTGCCCTTTCCCCAATACCATAGACTCCCATCTTTTTGGATTGCAAGTACACGTCCGTTGGCACTAGCAATCGTATCCCCGAATTTTCTTTCTGCCGCGATTACATTAGAAGGAACTAGAGAGAAAAAAAGCGATACAGTAATAAGACA
This genomic window contains:
- a CDS encoding glycoside hydrolase family 2 TIM barrel-domain containing protein — its product is MSRLFQTNTIRKVRDLGGMWDFVTVPDGEIQLESLQYRYRLAVPGCWETHPELLTYSGRGVYRTKVTLEKRTSLRLIFKGVSHTANVFFDGKPVARHYNAYTAFDAVIRDVEAGTHELAVLVDNSFSEASSLHVPNDYYTYGGIIRPVMLEEIQELFVERISFTPLKNLTSETETETESEAGQQSAGSWQAEIRACVRYPALSKKHTQVQLDTRLTATIAGQTLELGSVSLQPGETASVGGIFSMDQVQSWSQENPALYLLQVLVQIEGQAAPVDDLVERVGFRTVTTERGRIQLNGEDIVLQGFNRHEDHPLTGSALPLPLMAHDLQLMLDMGASAVRTSHYPNDERFLDLCDEHGVLVWEENHARGLSIEQMRNPNFIWQCEQVNREMVEQHFNHPSIVIWAILNECASDLEEGRVHYKRQLEQIRAMDSSRPLTFASHHREKEICFDLADIVSCNLYPGWYGDEDPGELCDAARGWADAAGGAGKPMIMSEFGGDGHYGLRDPNRVRGTEERQADIIEANLQAYTSREYMSGMFIWQFCDCRVTEGTGWLLARAGTQNSKGIVDRYRRPKLAYEVVKKYFRGKARL
- a CDS encoding LLM class flavin-dependent oxidoreductase: MAKRKKIKFGAIVHGVGGHVGAWRHKDAVTDASVNFEFYKQQAQKAEAGKFDLVFIADGLYITEHSLPHFLNRFEPLTILSALAAVTSKIGLVGTLSTSYSEPFTVARQFASLDHISGGRGGWNVVTSPLEGSAKNYSKADHPTHPQRYRIAEEYLEVTRGLWDSWEDDAFVRDKESGVFFDPEKLHRLNHKGEFFSVQGPLNIARSKQGQPVVFQAGSSEDGRNLAAKSADAVFTGHESLEEAKAFYLDVKNRAAAYGRSADEIGIFPGISPIIGHTQEEADRKYEELASLVSIDKALQFLGRFFEHFDFSQFPLDEPFPDIGDLGSNSFRSGTDKIKSKAREHGLTLRQVALSVATPRTDFIGTPEKIADLIQQWHEEEGADGFIIHSSVPKGLDDFVDLVVPILQERGIYRTEYEHDTLRGNLELPIPENRYAAKALSKA
- a CDS encoding GNAT family N-acetyltransferase → MANIKVEVRDAVAEDREAILRIVVAAYSQYEAVMSPDRWADYKASIIESVDKEGPQARIVAEVNGEIVGSVLLFTSSTTAYGRPELQIDSPIIRLLGVAPEARGLGVATELIKESIRRSLALGASTLHLHTSDLMASAIKLYERLGFERATDKEMYNGDVLVKCYKLQLQETALLS
- a CDS encoding amidohydrolase; this translates as MADTQAAERTQQLGAKLIEIRRQLHQHPELSNEEFATTKAIQGWLTEAGIRIVDYGLKTGVVAEVGGKRSGPVLALRADIDALPIQEETGLPYASQVAGKMHACGHDYHTASLIGAALLLKQREETLAGTVRLIFQPSEEKATGAQVVIASGALEGVGAIYGIHNKPDLPVGTIGIKPGPIMAAADGFVVEVTGKGSHAAVPEASIDPIVTAAHIVTALQSIVSRNVSPLLSAVVSVTRIQSGTAWNVIAEKAVFDGTIRTFDEQVRQHVLERFKQVVENVAAAFGATATVRWIKGPPAVQNDPALVEAAVAAAHETLLQVVEPLPSSAGEDFAFYQKQVPGLFFFMGTAGPQEWHHPAFDIDEQALPLTAAYFANLASLYLEPFGETNKQ
- a CDS encoding LLM class flavin-dependent oxidoreductase, which codes for MAIKLSILDQSPVFPGSTPAEAFQNTLTLVKKAEQLGYNRFWVSEHHDSAQVAGSSPEVLISFLLAQTKSIRIGSGGIMLQHYSPYKVAENFNLLATLAPGRVDLGIGRAPGGLPRSTQALQKGISQEQSLQDKLVELEHFVKNTLPAEHELAGLQASPVPEQPAEIYVLGASVASAKLAAEAGYPYVFAQFINSDAAIAEEALTAYHAEFRSDKGKQPQAILALSLIAANTDEEAALLASDHKNVKIHLENGKTLTVGTVEQAEEFGRQSGQPYRVEVKEAEITKGSKETVRRRLLEWQEKHHVNEFIITTAVKDFEARIHSYELLSEAFAELAVES